Within the Ostrinia nubilalis chromosome 12, ilOstNubi1.1, whole genome shotgun sequence genome, the region CTAGCCTTGACATTTTTGTAAGTTCACAGTTTCCTGTAAACTGTTTCAGACTGTAATAAAATGGGCAAGAGAATAGTGATGAATTAAATCCTTGACCTGATAGTATACTCTAAAATAGATGCGCATTGCTCTCAATATACACACGTTGGCAGAGCATTGCGCAGTTACTTTTAATATAACGTTCAtacatttatttcatttatagcGTTTCTAAAATGTATTGGCGCTTAAGATGAAAAGGTTGATTAAGTAGTATCTGACCTCTACTTCCTTGGGTTGCTTGTCAAGCTTTAGCTGGGACACAGGCGGAGGCAGGCGTGGCGGTTGATATGAGCAAGAAGGTTGAGGCTCCACTTGGTGGTTTGCATTGGGGGGTGCTTGCGGAGAGGGTTTTGGACTCTTCGGAGCACTCACTGGCTGACCTTCCGCATTCTGTACACGTATTTGAGGTGCTGACTGGGGTCCACTTGGTGTGACCTCATTAAACGGCCTTTTGGGAGCCAACCAAGCGGGTGGGACAGCAGGTGGTTGAGGCGCCTGTCGTAACACTTGCTTGTTGCTGGTGGTACTCTTTACTTCCTCAGGTATATGTTTTTCTGGTGGCTGGTCATTCGTTTTTTTACTGTTCGAATTTAAACTCGATGAAGCAGGTTCAGCCGTTATCACACTTTGATTTTTAGGAGGTTCAACGAATTGTGTTTCCTGATTTGGTAATGAATTAGGTACAGGAGGTAGTTTCGTAGGTAATGGATCTTGAAGTGGAATGGATGGCAATTGGCTAAGAGGTAGATTGGCCATTGTCGTTGTACTCAAAGGCAAATGTTGCATTTCGTCCGTTTTATTAGACTCTTTGATAGTTTCACTTTTAGTAACTGCACTAGGTTTAGGAGGATCAGGTATAACTGGAGATGTGTCATCTCTACTTTGAGAATAATCACTATCACAACATGATAATTCATCGAGACTTTGTACTAAATCTAGAGCAGATGCTTCGTGATAATCTGTTGAACATGGTGAGGTGTCATTACTTGTATCATCGCCAGCGATACCATGTAATCTTTGTGGTGAACATTTGCTGCTAGGTATGAACGCTAAACTAGATGTTATATCATTTGAAATATCAGCATTTAAAGATTCTTCCGTGGAAGATTCTCTATTGAGAGTTTCAACTACATTCACTTTTTCATCGTCACTCACTATATTACTCACTACAGCCGTTTCGCGAGCCACTAATGCTTCTTCAGACAAATTTTCACATTCTTCAGTATTATTCTCACTAGGATCATCAATTATTGCAGTTGCGAGTTCTTCAAGACACGAATTGTCATCAAATGATTCGATCTTGGCTTGTTCTACTACAGGTAAGCTCATGTACTGAGGTATTGCATATTCTAAGTCAGTCAAAGGCATATAATGAATAGCATCCTGATCTCCAATAGGAGTCTCAAAGTGTGGAGGATAGTATTCAAACGCCGAATTATCTGTCCCGTACGTAGACCAAGGATCATTCGGTGGGATCATAGGTAACCTATCATAATATAATTCAGGATTAAAATTACAATCGACTAGTAGTTCAGGTTTATAGTCCCAGGTTGGCACAAATGAATCTTCAAAAGCCAAATAGTTTTCAGGAAGAACAACCATAGTGTTGTTTATCTGATTAGGATCTAAAGCGTATGTTCCGTCATAAAACGGATTATTAAGAACTAGCGGTGCTGGTTGTAGAGGACCAATGGGTTCAACAGATATTTCAGCTTCCACGAATAATCCATACTTTGATAAATCTGGTTCTGATCGCCTGTGTCGAAGAGCACTACAATCAACATCAGACGGAGACGAAAATATGTCCGAAATGTCGAAACTATGAGTTCTTCTTAAAATATATCCTTCTGGTTGGAACTGTTGCTCATTGTCCATATCAGTTTGCAGAACACCTTTGTCGTCATGGTTTTCGTAAAGCGTTTCGTATGTCGGTACACCCACGTTGTTTATTTCGTTCAAGGCTGATGCATCGTTTGTTTGGTTGTGATCAGCATCGGCGGTAGCGTCGACGTCACAAATGTCACGGACGACATCACTGGGCAAGAGCACCACGTGCGGCAGGGCAGGTGGGGGCCCGCAAAACAACAGGTTGTTAGGTGGCGGTCGCGGCGGCGGAGCAGCCATGGCTGCGCGCTGGCCACCCGCGGTCCAGCGCGACGGACTAGTATTTCGGCGCGCGGCGAAGACGCGCCGGGCGGCCGACCGAGCTTTGCGACTGACTGAAGGCGTTCCGAGTGACGAAGGCGAACACAAATAGAACGGGCGCAAGCGCGAGGAGGTCGCCGTCTCTCGCGCACATCTTCACGGGCGAAGGCGCATGCGCACGCGCAATGGCAAGCCAAACCCGTCCCGCGTGTTATCCCAAACAGGCACGCTGACGTTTATGCTTTATTCTGGTTCCGCACTTCGCTTACGACGGGTCCTATTCTCTACTAAATAACATACAGGTTTTCGGGTGGACACTTGTTATAATGGCGAGCGACGAGTTTGAACTATAGATCATACAACCTTCCATActtcaactaaaataaaataacaaatgaaaagAAACGGTGGGACTCACCTGCTCAGGTGGTGACCGCGGTGAGGAGTCGTCGCGATGGTGTCTCCTCCGCCTGTGAGATGTTGGTGAACGCCTGTGATGTGACCGTTTGGAACGTTCATTTCTCCGCCTCCACGAATGCTCCGAGCTGTGAAATCATCGATCGGCAGGCTGTAGGGTTAGTTAATAGGATAACGACGAAGCATCactacaaaacatgttttggtGAGATCGGAACGTATGCTAAGAGCGATTGAGCAAAATCCGTTTCTACTAACGTGGGTGAACGGTCTCCGTAGCCAGAATGAGGGTCTACAAGTTGCGCGAGTTGGTCTGGTGGTGGCAAGCAACAAGCGCTCAGGACCGCTCGCACAGCAGCCCAGCGCTGTCGCCCCGTGCCCTTGATTGTGGTCAATTTCTATAACTACCTTTACATACTTTTACGGATGCTGGTTTGTAAACAAATCGACAACAGAAATAAATCGTATGTACGCTTGACTAAATTGAGCATTTAATTGTACTCGTACATTTACATAGTTTCCATTTGTTAAAAACTATTCAGCTTGCGC harbors:
- the LOC135076963 gene encoding probable dual specificity protein kinase madd-3 isoform X2, yielding MAAPPPRPPPNNLLFCGPPPALPHVVLLPSDVVRDICDVDATADADHNQTNDASALNEINNVGVPTYETLYENHDDKGVLQTDMDNEQQFQPEGYILRRTHSFDISDIFSSPSDVDCSALRHRRSEPDLSKYGLFVEAEISVEPIGPLQPAPLVLNNPFYDGTYALDPNQINNTMVVLPENYLAFEDSFVPTWDYKPELLVDCNFNPELYYDRLPMIPPNDPWSTYGTDNSAFEYYPPHFETPIGDQDAIHYMPLTDLEYAIPQYMSLPVVEQAKIESFDDNSCLEELATAIIDDPSENNTEECENLSEEALVARETAVVSNIVSDDEKVNVVETLNRESSTEESLNADISNDITSSLAFIPSSKCSPQRLHGIAGDDTSNDTSPCSTDYHEASALDLVQSLDELSCCDSDYSQSRDDTSPVIPDPPKPSAVTKSETIKESNKTDEMQHLPLSTTTMANLPLSQLPSIPLQDPLPTKLPPVPNSLPNQETQFVEPPKNQSVITAEPASSSLNSNSKKTNDQPPEKHIPEEVKSTTSNKQVLRQAPQPPAVPPAWLAPKRPFNEVTPSGPQSAPQIRVQNAEGQPVSAPKSPKPSPQAPPNANHQVEPQPSCSYQPPRLPPPVSQLKLDKQPKEVESSRARSSVKDDKDGHLVYWPGYVMGARYKIIDTLGEGTFGKVVEVKDLEMEHRMALKIIKNVEKYREAAKLEINVLEKLAEVDPDCKNLCVKMLDWFEYHGHMCIAFEMLGQSVFDFLKDNNYQPYPLEQVRHISYQLIYSVLFLHDNKLTHTDLKPENILFVDSDYEVVNVYTSSKKSHDLLRVKRSDVRLIDFGSATFDHEHHSTIVSTRHYRAPEVILELGWSQPCDVWSIGCIMFELHLGITLFQTHDNREHLAMMERILGPIPYRMARKTRTKYFYHGKLDWDEKSSAGRYVRENCKPLLRYLQSTSEEHRQLFELIGRMLEYEPQQRITLRDALAHPFFAKLPPHQRLGHQFTRPSFLRQ
- the LOC135076963 gene encoding probable dual specificity protein kinase madd-3 isoform X1, with amino-acid sequence MAAPPPRPPPNNLLFCGPPPALPHVVLLPSDVVRDICDVDATADADHNQTNDASALNEINNVGVPTYETLYENHDDKGVLQTDMDNEQQFQPEGYILRRTHSFDISDIFSSPSDVDCSALRHRRSEPDLSKYGLFVEAEISVEPIGPLQPAPLVLNNPFYDGTYALDPNQINNTMVVLPENYLAFEDSFVPTWDYKPELLVDCNFNPELYYDRLPMIPPNDPWSTYGTDNSAFEYYPPHFETPIGDQDAIHYMPLTDLEYAIPQYMSLPVVEQAKIESFDDNSCLEELATAIIDDPSENNTEECENLSEEALVARETAVVSNIVSDDEKVNVVETLNRESSTEESLNADISNDITSSLAFIPSSKCSPQRLHGIAGDDTSNDTSPCSTDYHEASALDLVQSLDELSCCDSDYSQSRDDTSPVIPDPPKPSAVTKSETIKESNKTDEMQHLPLSTTTMANLPLSQLPSIPLQDPLPTKLPPVPNSLPNQETQFVEPPKNQSVITAEPASSSLNSNSKKTNDQPPEKHIPEEVKSTTSNKQVLRQAPQPPAVPPAWLAPKRPFNEVTPSGPQSAPQIRVQNAEGQPVSAPKSPKPSPQAPPNANHQVEPQPSCSYQPPRLPPPVSQLKLDKQPKEVESSRARSSVKDDKDGHLVYWPGYVMGARYKIIDTLGEGTFGKVVEVKDLEMEHRMALKIIKNVEKYREAAKLEINVLEKLAEVDPDCKNLCVKMLDWFEYHGHMCIAFEMLGQSVFDFLKDNNYQPYPLEQVRHISYQLIYSVLFLHDNKLTHTDLKPENILFVDSDYEVVNVYTSSKKSHDLLRVKRSDVRLIDFGSATFDHEHHSTIVSTRHYRAPEVILELGWSQPCDVWSIGCIMFELHLGITLFQTHDNREHLAMMERILGPIPYRMARKTRTKYFYHGKLDWDEKSSAGRYVRENCKPLLRYLQSTSEEHRQLFELIGRMLEYEPQQRITLRDALAHPFFAKLPPHQRLGNDRARCNGAGAGARSRSHSLSR